Below is a window of Campylobacter canadensis DNA.
ATATAAACTTGATTTAAAACCTTCTAAATCATTTACACTAATAATATCTTGTTTGTAATAGTTTTTATGTTTATGATAAAAAACATCATCACTTGAATGAGAAACCAAATCACTATTTAAAAGCATATCATGTAAATCTTTTACTACTTTATCAAGTTGCGCTCTTGAAGCATCATAAGTTACGCCTACGCATAATTTTACTCTTCTTCCGTATTTTCTTTTAGAATAATTTTTAATAGTTCCGCCTAACATTGTTGAATTTGGAATAAAAACTAAGCAGTTATCAAAGGTTCTAATAGTAGTCTTTCTAAGACCTGTTTCTACTATTGTTCCTTCAATAGAGCCAACCTCTATCCAATCTCCTTGAGAAAAAGAATTATCAAAAAGCATTAAAATTGAAGCAAAAAAGTTAGCAATAATGTCTTTAGCAGCAAGTGCAACCGCTAAACCACCTATTCCTAAAGAAGCAACAATAGCGCTAATATCAAAGCCTACCTTTGCTAAAATTATTAAAATTGCAATTATTACAATAATAAAATATATAATTTTCATCATTAAATTAATTACTTCTTTTCTACCGCTTTTTTTAGCTAATTTTGATAGTAAAATAACACCATAACCATTTAAAACAGCAATAATCAACCAAGTAAATAAAATAGTATTGATAATTGCAAAAATCTTAATAATAGCAGGTAAAATCGGTGCTGGATAAAAAGATACTAAAAAACAAAGCCAACAAGCATAAGTATAAAAAATACAAAATAAAGGTTTTGTTAGACTTTCTAAAAAGTGTAAAAATACATCATTTTTTTCTCTTTTAAAAGCTTTTATAACAATGAAAAAAATAATTTTTAAAAAAATATTTTTAAATAAAAATACTAAAATTAAAATTAATATACAAATTGCTATTTTTCCTATATTTAAATATTTTAAAATATTATCTGGAATAAAACCATTAATGTATGAAATAATCTTATTTGCATCTAATTCTTGAAAAATATAATTATTTTGAAAAATATCTGTATTAACCCTTAAATAAGTAAGAATTTCAATTAAACTTTCTACATCTATTTTATTTTCTTCTTTTAATTCAATAGCTTTTAATTTGTTTAAAGTATTATCAATTATGCTTTTTATAGCTGAGGTATTATCTTCTTTATTTGATTTTAAAAAAGTATTTTTTATATCATTTAAACTCTCATAAAAAGATAATTTTGCATTCTTTAAAACTGTATTTTCTTTGCTTTTTTTTAATTGAGTAAATAATTCATTATTTAAGTTATTATCATTTATTTGCACACTAAAAACACTTAAAATTTGATGTTTTGAATTTTCATATTCTTTAATTTCAGCATTAATTTTAAGATTATTTGCATCCTTTGCATCCTCACTTAACAAAGATGATGATTCTTTTATTTTATGATTAATTAAAATCAATTCATCAACGCTTTTTGTAAGTTCGTTTGCATAAATAAAAATAAATACAAACATTAATAATAAAATTTTTTTCATTTTTTCTCCCCCAAAGGCATAAAATGCCCATTTTCTTCACAATATTCAAAAATTTCACCAGTTTGAATTAAAAAATACCAAGCTTTAATACTTAATTTTTTTTCTTCTACCATTTGCCTTACATTAGGATATGTTAAAAGATTGTTGTAAGAATTTATAATATTTGCTTTTTCTATCATCCAAGACCTAAGCCCGTGCTGTCCTTCATAGTGATTTAATTCTAAAGTAAAATCAACTTGTTGCTTTATTTCATCAAGTTGGCTTACCCATTTACTAACATTTGGCAATAATTTTGCTTTTTCTTGGTTTATATCCTTGCAGCCACCACAATTACTATGACCACAAATAACTACATTTTGTACCTTTAAAGCATATAAAGCATATTCAATTGCAGCTGTTGAAGCTAGATATTCATCTTTTATACGATACGGTGGAATAATATTTGCAATATTTCTTACAACAAATAATTCTCCTGGCAAGGTTGAAGTAATTAAATTTGGTAAAACTCTTGAATCAGCACATCCTACAAATAAGGTATGCGGATTTTGCTCTTCTTTTAAATTTTCAAATAGATTTTTATGTTCATTAAATCCTTCTTGCATAAACTGCAATGCACCTTTAATTAACTTATCCATATATCTCCTTTAAAAAAACGAATTATTAAAAAAAAAGTTGAATACAGCATTAACCATATTAGTTATAATTATTCAACGCCTTTGAGCGGAATTTAAAATAAGGAAAAAAATATGAATCTATACGACAGAAGTTATGAAAGTTCTAGCGTTCGTTCAGATGCTGGTGTTTTTGTAAGAGATACTTATATGTATTTTGCATTATCGTTAATAGCAGCGACAATCGGAGCATTTTTAGGTACAACTTATTTAGCACCTGTACTTGTTGGTAATTTAATGGCTAATATTATTATTTTAATAGCTGAAATAGGATTAATTATGTTTTTAAGCAGAATGCAAGTAAGTACTTTAGCTAGTTTTTTATTGTTTGTATTTGCCTTTATTAGCGGCTTAAGCTTAACAAGTATTATTTTTATAACTTTACAAAGTGCTAATGGTGCTACAATTATTGCACAAGCTTTATTTTTAACAACTTTAGCCTTTGCAGGACTTAGCGTATTTGCATTTACAACTAAAAGAGATTTTAGTGTATTTTCAAAAATCGCTTTTATTACTTTAATAGTTGTAATTGGTGCTTCTTTAGTTAATTTATTTTTTCAAAGTAGCTTATTAAATACTATAGTTTCTTGTGTTTGCGCTTTATTATTTAGTTATTTTATTATCTACGATACTCAAATGATTATAAGAGGCGCTTATAGAACACCTATTCAAGCAGCTATAGCTTTATATCTTGATTTTATCAATTTATTTATAAGCTTATTAAATATTTTAAGAAGCGTAAGAGATTAATTTCTAAGCCCTTTATCTAAGGGCTTAATTAAAATTTAAATTTTTAATAATATAATACAAATTTTATTTTTAAAGGAAAACACCCGATGAATACAATTTTTATCATATTACAATTTATTTTAGTGATTATAATTTGTGCTTGTGTTTTAATGCAAAAAAGTTCAAG
It encodes the following:
- a CDS encoding mechanosensitive ion channel family protein; translated protein: MKKILLLMFVFIFIYANELTKSVDELILINHKIKESSSLLSEDAKDANNLKINAEIKEYENSKHQILSVFSVQINDNNLNNELFTQLKKSKENTVLKNAKLSFYESLNDIKNTFLKSNKEDNTSAIKSIIDNTLNKLKAIELKEENKIDVESLIEILTYLRVNTDIFQNNYIFQELDANKIISYINGFIPDNILKYLNIGKIAICILILILVFLFKNIFLKIIFFIVIKAFKREKNDVFLHFLESLTKPLFCIFYTYACWLCFLVSFYPAPILPAIIKIFAIINTILFTWLIIAVLNGYGVILLSKLAKKSGRKEVINLMMKIIYFIIVIIAILIILAKVGFDISAIVASLGIGGLAVALAAKDIIANFFASILMLFDNSFSQGDWIEVGSIEGTIVETGLRKTTIRTFDNCLVFIPNSTMLGGTIKNYSKRKYGRRVKLCVGVTYDASRAQLDKVVKDLHDMLLNSDLVSHSSDDVFYHKHKNYYKQDIISVNDLEGFKSSLYVWIDDFAASSINIQLYFYIKNIASIDYYQAKSQIMLEVMKIVEKNGLSFAFPSQSLYIEKMPEINLKN
- a CDS encoding carbonic anhydrase, whose product is MDKLIKGALQFMQEGFNEHKNLFENLKEEQNPHTLFVGCADSRVLPNLITSTLPGELFVVRNIANIIPPYRIKDEYLASTAAIEYALYALKVQNVVICGHSNCGGCKDINQEKAKLLPNVSKWVSQLDEIKQQVDFTLELNHYEGQHGLRSWMIEKANIINSYNNLLTYPNVRQMVEEKKLSIKAWYFLIQTGEIFEYCEENGHFMPLGEKK
- a CDS encoding Bax inhibitor-1/YccA family protein, encoding MNLYDRSYESSSVRSDAGVFVRDTYMYFALSLIAATIGAFLGTTYLAPVLVGNLMANIIILIAEIGLIMFLSRMQVSTLASFLLFVFAFISGLSLTSIIFITLQSANGATIIAQALFLTTLAFAGLSVFAFTTKRDFSVFSKIAFITLIVVIGASLVNLFFQSSLLNTIVSCVCALLFSYFIIYDTQMIIRGAYRTPIQAAIALYLDFINLFISLLNILRSVRD